The sequence ATGTTTGTAATAATTGATGTCTCATTAAAGGTTCCTTTAGCTAGATCTGAGGTACATCTTACAGAACTATTGGAAGGCATGTGTGAAAAATTTAAAGATTATTCAGAAACTAAAAACAGTGCCGGAAAAACTAGCGTGGTTAGGACTGCCTCAAGGAATGGGAAACCTATATCACtgaaaaatatatctataagCAGTGAGAAACAGAAACTCATCCGGTTTGCCGTAAGtgaattgttttcattttaaaattaatattcttaaagattctccaccgctgacagagcattataacaatacccatcatttgaacaataactgatgtttaattgtgtatatatatatgtgtgtaattaacacaaaaatgtatatgaaataatttattttgcttttggtgcatgcacaatcagtactaaATTCTATATAttgcatagtgccatggatttttgtgggacacaattaaatatttttcatatttttaacttcaacTAAGATAAgcagctcaaactttttaatggcaGTAATATGGTGTGAAGAATGTAACTTtaatttgtaactgaagaaaaagattaatttgactgctcctgtttttgatagagataaaataccatttgttgGCAATGGagtatttttaacaaaaatttatttctggatatttttctttttctttaaataagGAGACAGTGCAGAGTCATTACCCCTGAAAGACCACCATAAATATATAACTTCTCTGCCTTctcttttttctgtttttctgtTCAAAATAGTGTAATAAGATATATGTTTGTCTTATTTTGTCTTAAAAATTTCTAGTCTTATAGTTATCAAAATATAGTATACTTAAATGTAAATTGTCCAGaagttttgaaatgtaaatttaGCAAAAGACGTTTAGCATTTAAAAGTAAAccttatttattgttttttttttttataaacaaatattttgattatttgtttattttttttatctttggtTTACAGTGCGATACGATTCTAGAAGACCATGAAGATAAGATGATGGCTGCCTTTAAACAGTATACTGAACAGACTGAAACAGAAGAGAAAATATGTAGGGAGTTAGCAGGTGAGGaaaatcttaacaaatttgGGAGTTAAACTCATttagtaaaaatattttaagtttcTGTAGAATGGCATGGAAGACTTATCATCAAATAATACAATATTCACAAAAACGTCTTCTGAAGAATCGCAAGGTTTTCAGAAATGTCTTGAACACACCATGTTTACAAGAGCACATTATGTTTACAAGATGAAAGTTCATTActaagtaaacaataaaatttaGTGGTCTCAGCAATTAGCGAAGTGTATTGTATTAATATTGCATACAGAAGTCACCAATATTGTCTTGTCTCATCCTTTCATATCGCATTGTGTCCTGTTTCATTCCGATGTGTCCTGTTATCATTTCTCATTAAGTTGGAGGTATTTTTTAAAAGACGTTATAGCAATTTTCAAAATCCTGAAGGAAATTATCATCAGAACCTTTTACTCATCTATAATATATGTCTTGGTGTTACTAACTGTTGGTGAACGATTCAGGTCCCTTTGTTTCATGATTACACTAAAATTGAACCAAAAAtatgtgttatgttttatagaACTGTGTTCAGAGGGAGATCTTCAGATTGCTATGCCTTCATCTGAAATGACTGCAGAAGAAATAGCTGCCATGGAGAATGAGAGTGACAGTGATGAGAGTGATGGTGAGGAGAGTGAGGACGAGAACGGTGATACAAGTCCTCTGGAGGTGCCTGACGATGAGGAGGAATATGTATCAATGACAAATCAACAAGGAGATACTGAACAGAAATCAGAAAAGGAGGAGTTATGATAAACGGGTCTACATTTAGTGATTCTGAGTGTGCTGTTTGAGTGCTACCTTCCCTTAGATTCTCATACCCATATGTCTCCTCTCATATTTATCAGATTATTTCTTTCATATTGGTTGGTTAGCATTTTCTCATTGACTCAGTTTTCATGCCACctataatgttttctttttaggTCATCCTAACCATTAAAGTCATTGTGTTTCGtctgtcatcatgcaccgtccgtaaAAGAACCAAAAAGTTCCCAGGGTATTTGTATTAGCCATGTAGCGCATGCCAGGattaagggctaccaattttgttcaaaagaattgtagtgatcttcattcaaggtcacacagtTCAAAAATGCTAGTCTTTTCAATAACTTAGAGGTCAAGAGACttaatattgggcctgtgacatgtttGGATGAAGGGATATCAAGTTTGTTtaaaggaatgaccttgaccatctTTCAAAGTCACATGATCAAAAAGGTTGAAATCTTGAACAACTTATTTACTTTAAATAATTCAAAGGGaaagagacctgatattatgcctgtaacatgcttggatgaaagGCTTCTAAGTTGAtgaaataaatgaccttgaccatcattcaagaTCTTAGTTGTCAAACATAGCAGAGAATTTGGAATATGCAATGCTTTAATTGTAAGGTGAAGGAAAGATGAACATTTTGAATCTATTTGATTCTTTTGTATTTGTCCAAagttatgtaatatttgattataGTGTGTTGTgacaatagtcagatgaccattaacgCCCCATGGGACTTTTGTTATTGTTCAGTGCTTTATCCTCATGAAACAAAGTTTCTTTATACTTTCTCAAAAATCATAGATATCCCAATATACCAAATATGTACtgtgtttttttctcttcttcaaaCTGCTATAATTAaaggtttcagaaaaaaatgtttacaatatgatctgtttttctttaaagatgctccaccgctgacagagcataaatgatattcatcatttgaacaataattggcgtttattcttgtatatatatgcctaattagcacaaataaaataatataaaataacttattttgcctttggtgcatgcgcaatcagtacttccttccatataggatatagtgccacagaatgttttcgggatgcaattcattatttttcatatttttaacttgaagtaaaataagaagctcaaacttttcaatggtggtaatggtgtaaagtaagtatcttttgtgactgaagaaaaatactaaatcgactcttcctgtttttgatagtgaaaaattccatttgtcagcggtggagcatctttaaagatgctctaccgctgacagggaataaacgatactcatcaatTCAACAATAATTGGAGTtcaattgtgtatatatatatgtttaattaacgcAAAAagtaatatgtaatattttattctacttttggtgcatgcacaatcaatacttcattccatataggaagTAGTGCCAgtgaattttttcgggatgcaatttattattttcaatatttttaccttgaagtaaaattagaagttcaaacttttcaatggtggtaatggtgtaaagtaaggaacttttgtagctgaagaaaaatacttattcagctgctcctgcttttgatagcgaaaaagtaccatttgtcagcggcggagcatctttaatatatttatattttgctgTAATTGACAATctttgtttgataaatattaGTAAATAAGTTTTTCTAATACTTTTCTACTTTGAAGATTTGcagaataattatttttaagataatAAAGAAATTCCTTGTTCAGAGGAAAACAATTTAgtaatgtaaattatataatgaACTAAATAAACTAAAGTTAAACCATATTGAAAGAAGTCcagaaataattttatgtttgaCTGTTTTTTCCACGAGTCAGTATTAATAAGCCATTGTGAGTTTGATTATCAGGGGATTTTAAAGGAGGCAGGACACTGATATGTAACAAATTGGGCAGGTATTGCGTAAAATACTGAAAGGGTGATATTTGATTATAATGAAGAAAACTTGACGCATTCGATTTTAACGTTTTTGCCATGTTTATACAGCTCTTGAGAATAGCTAACGTTTTTGCCATGTTTATACAGCTCTTGAGAATAGCTGCCTAGGCACAGCGAAAATGTGTAAGTTTTCTTTATTCTATATACTTTTTCCCGTCTGTGAGGAGCATTCTaaatttattatgtaaatacatCAACATAAATATTGTGATAAGAGTAAATGTGAAAGCATGTTTGGAGAGAATGTCTGTTTGTGGTATTAGTGtaagtttaataaaaaaaaaatgttacaaatgaTGATTATTACCctgaagttaaaaatgtgtgaAGAATTCTATGAGATACTACACTATTCAAACTATAACAAAATCTAaccttttatttttgtattacatgCATGTATGATTGAAACACTTTATGGGCATTTTTTCATAGATTATTTTGTCATACTTTATTTATAATAGTTTTTCATAGCTCAGTTCTTATCAGATTGATAGGTTATCTACAATAATTGttatatactatactatactccTGATAAAATCTACATTAGAAAGTTAGACTCATTAGATTGACTCTTTGTATTGTCCGTTTCTTTACTTAATTTGACTAAGAAAAACTACATTTGTTTGCATTAATTTTATACTTGACGTTGTTTAGATCGAAGAAAGAGCTTTAAAGCAACTGAACCCTTTTCGATTTACATGGAGAATGGATGTTGCTGTGGTGTGAAATCTTCTGTAATTGTTAAAATCAAGtcatataaaatcaaaatcagaGTTATTTTACTATAATCATAGGTAGACCTATTGTAAATTACAAAAAAGGTCTTGAAATAGTAAACATTTTATCATGATAATTTGGAGTTCTACTTACATTGTCATACTTTTATACGTATgctttcaaaatgtaaaatcaatttttttgtgAACATgtt is a genomic window of Argopecten irradians isolate NY chromosome 10, Ai_NY, whole genome shotgun sequence containing:
- the LOC138333675 gene encoding protein canopy homolog 2-like; the encoded protein is MDLHISWTFFIPLMIMLTEAKKDKELYCAVCRALVDEVSYSIGQVDPKKLVQVGSFRIDGKGNQLTKQVPLARSEVHLTELLEGMCEKFKDYSETKNSAGKTSVVRTASRNGKPISLKNISISSEKQKLIRFACDTILEDHEDKMMAAFKQYTEQTETEEKICRELAELCSEGDLQIAMPSSEMTAEEIAAMENESDSDESDGEESEDENGDTSPLEVPDDEEEYVSMTNQQGDTEQKSEKEEL